In the Platichthys flesus chromosome 14, fPlaFle2.1, whole genome shotgun sequence genome, AACTTTTTGGAATTTGTTCCCCCgactatttattttcctttgacgAGTCTCAGAGTAATACAAGTGTTAGCAAGTTTTCTTCCTCTGGAAATCGTTGTAGTTCGAGGTTCTCAGTGTTTCTAGAGTCGCTCGTGTTGCTCAGGTCGGTGAGTCAAACTCTCAGTGACGTGGAAACGTTTCCCCTCCGGTTTAAGATTCAGCTGATTTGGGTTTTATCCGAACGTTTCGTGCTAACGCAGCTCTCTGTCGACATCTAGTGGACATTTGAGACAACTACCACTTCAGGGTCAGGAACGTTAAAGGGACAATTCACCCGTCTCCTTAAATACAATGGAGCTGAATTCAATTAAACTTGTAAATGTCAGATacacaaattattccctgggaaatatgtaaaaatgtcaaaaacaatgtcaaagaaaaagacaaatgaaaatccTTTGTTCAAACTAAAATCTCTATTTTTCTGGGGTCATGCTTCACCCCTCAACAAAATGTGAATACAAATCAGTggagtagtttttgcataatcctgaaGACACACATAAATACCAGTCccttaaaatgttctttttttgttattcccaaagaagaaatggaaaaatagAATCCTGGATTTGTCGTTTTGTCCGGGTCTGTGCTACAATGTTTATGAATCCTTCACAATGTGTAAATGTTGTGGTAGTTTTGTGTTCTcatgctgacagacacacaaagaaacagggacgaaaacataacctcattggtgcaggaggaaataaaacctGCAAGATGTTAAACCTTCTAGAAGTTGTTGAGGAAAATATGTGCATCGGTAAAAACGAGGGGAGctgttaaagttaaataaagtaattttCTAGAGGTCAACACAAGGTCAACTTTTCAACTGCGGACGCAACCAAAGAGAACTGCACAAACGGGGGTGTGAACCAACAACCTTGTTTCCCTCCGAGTCGATGAGAGGACTGAGAGAAAGTCACTTTATTGAGATATCCATTCGTCCTCTTAACAGAAAAGAGAAACGACAAGAGGAAAATATGAATCATTTTCCTGCACTTGTGAAAAGTCTAAGAAAACCTGCTGAGCCAACAACTGCTGAAGTATttacaatttatatttttactgtaTTTCCATCATGCATCTGATTTAATCTCTTCTGGCAAATAATCAGAACTGAAGCAGCACAATTATTTTGCTAATTAACTTTGTACAGTAAACGAGTGAGAACGGAGACATTGTGACTCGTTTATAttgttgatttgtgtttctaataaaaGAAATTACTCTTGTCTAATAACGCTGAGTCGTCAATAAATCAATCTGGAGATTTTCTGCAGGACCACAGAAGTCTTAAGTGTTTCAGAGTTTATTAAAGTAATGAGCACATAACTCCACCGAGGCCCACCAGTCCCTTCATCTGCCCCACTCGTGGATATCAGTCATCTTTCATCCAGGTCCTTGAGATCCATGAATGAATGGATCCTGATTTTTGTCTGGATCAACGCCAGAATTCATCATCGGGTCGCGTCCCACGCTCCACTAAGTTTagttaaaatctgttttatagttttttgctacgtcctgctgacaaacaaacacacaaacaaaactagAATGAGACTCAGCGACTAGATattcctccacctcttctctAGATCCTGATATTTATTCAGATTCCACACTCATAATTATCAGCATGATTTATTAATGAAGATCCATGATCCTTTTTGTCTTGTTATGAGATTTGAACCCATCCACAGTTTGATCCAACCCCATTGATCCGTCCGAGGTGAGCTCATGACTGGGCAGCTTCCCCTGTGTTTGACTGGCACCTTGACATCCCAACAATGCTTTGACGGCCGCCTGGTAAGAATAGCTTCCTGcaggtcctgacctctgcaggcGGGACCGAGGGGCAGGGACAGGACATCAGAGGTGACTGGGATTAGTGGGGGGGGCGTACGTTTGGACCAGCGGAGAAGGGGACAGCGACACAGCAGCACCTCAACCTAAATTCTCCAAGCCGTCTTCTGTACCAGGAGGAAGATGGGAACCACAGATCTGCtcttcatcaccatcagtcacaatGTGTCCTTCATCGGTGAGTTGGAAACTGTTTTACTGCTCGAATTATAAAGTAGTTAGTTTATCCCTTGTGTTTCCAATTTggtgtttttaatattacaactgtttttgtgtctaatttacaataataaaagttttaaaaaggttACAAACTGCATGGGAATAAAATACAGAACAGagtattaaagtattaaaacaaccattaaaaccagttgAAATCAGTCATTTAAATTGGACTGGTGCAGACGAGACAAATCCAGGAATAAACTATTCAAGGTCAGGAAAAGACCGAGCTGATTGGATTTTGGCTAAATTGGTAAAAAGATAAGATATAAAAGCATGTGCTTCAAAATTTAGATCATATGTGATACTGAGGTTTTTGGGCTGTGGGTTAATTAACAGTACTAATTTTGTTTGTGCGTCATTTTATATCTATAAATTTGTGTTTGAAAGCTGCtgcaaaaataaagtttatcatacatttttccagttttataaaataaatgtctttttaCCCATTTTAGTTTCCTTTATGAACAATAAACAGTTTTGCATTGTAATCGTCAGTTGTGTTATATTTGGCCTCAAGATATTTCGCccttatttacttttaattacaTTCTGTGAAGCTTTTCCCAGATCAGATATTATCGTTGATATCTTTTCTGTTTCAGGTAAAACCTGGTGGACCCTGATGCTGCCCCTCCGcctgctcctcgtcctcctcgccGGCTGCAGCCTCTTCAGCGATGAGCAGGAGCGATTTGTGTGTAACACGATCCAACCCGGCTGCTCCAACCTGTGCTTCGACGCCTTCTCTCCCGTGTCCGCCCTCCGGCTCTGGTTCCTCCACCTGCTTCTGCTCTGTCTGCCTCATGTTCTGTTTGTGACCCACGTCCTGCACAGGCTGCGGTCCTATCCTCACTTTGGAGGTTCCTGCAGcggagggagtggaggaggttCTCTGGAGAACTCCAGGTCCTCCAGAGAAGTGTCCCTGCTTACAGCTCCTCTCCATGACCCCCCCCGAGGATGGGGAGCGCCTCGTTTCCACTGCGCTTACTTCTTCGCTGTACTTCTGCGACTCCTCCTGGAGGTGGCATTCGGAGCAGGCCAGTATTTTCTCTTCGGCCTCTCGGTTCCAAAGAGCTTCCTCTGCTACGAGGCTCCCTGCACATCGGGGGTGGAGTGCTACGTCTCCAGACCCACGGAGAAGACCCTGATGCTGAACCTCATGCTGGGCGTCTCCTCCCTGTCCGTCCTGCTCAGTTTGGTGGACCTGGTGAGCTCCATGAGGGCGATGGTGCGATGGCGGAGGACGAGGGAGAtgctgatggaggagatgagtaaaggagagcagagcagcatgtTCAccacgaccaccacggctgaaGACCAAGACCTTCTCCCGACCAGGAGAATCCTCCTGAGTGGAGGCTCAACGGAGGCCGACAAAGAGGAACAACACACCGCCGGTGTTTCACCAAATGGTGAGCTCCTCTCAACCAAAGCAAATGGCGGACCCCCCCTTAGAACTAGTGTATCTACCAATGAGAGGAGCCCAGAAAACAAGGACACTGGGGCGAACAGGCCTCGTTCACCGACTCCCATGAGCAATCCTGTGCCAAGTCACTATGTCCTCCACAGCCACCTGAGACCTCCGCCATCCCCCCGCCCGGACAGGGGGCCACCGAACCCCAGGGAGCCACCGAACCCCAGGGGGCCGCCGAGCCCCAGGGGGCCACTGGACCCCAGGGGGCCACCCATGGGTGTCAAGAAGCTGCAGAGCCAGAGCAGCTCGGCTGAAACGAACTCGAGCCAACAGTCGGACAGCAGCGAGTCTCAGGACAAGCGGGCCTGGGTGTGACTGGATCAGAACTCTGTGCCAGCCCAGGACATGGAGCTTTTACTCTTATCTTTGGACTGTAGAGGAAGATGAGTTAGAACCTGTAGCTGCACTGATGATTCATGGAGACAGAACGAACTGTCAGGAGCCTTGTGTCCACTTTAAAAAGAGGTCccatgttgtgtttccatcttGTTTCACAGCCTTCGAGTGGTCACATCTCATAAACTCTTAATTACTCATAAAGTTATCAATACGAATCCTGCACGTTACTTTCTACATTGACATTTCAAACGTTAGCTTCGTCTCCGTCTTTTGAATTCTGTCAAAATATTTGGTTTCAGGTGATGAGATTGATGTGGAGTGATTTAGACGCATGTTGTTTCTGAATGTTTGTTAATAAAATGAGTAAATTTATCAGATTTGCATCTTCTTGTAAAACTTCTTCTCGTGTTTCTACATTTCACAAAGTCTCTGAACACCTccagtgttttgttgtgtgaaaATAAGTCGGTCAAACCAGCAGGCCCTGACCTTGAGGGCGCTCAGCTGTTGTCTGGATCACCCGGACGCCGGCCGCCACAACAGACGCACTGagccgacctctgacctctcacacGAGCGCTCCACAACCCAGCCGTGACCCGACCTGAGGCGAACCTGCCAGCCCGACCCGAGTCCTTCAACCCTCCTCGCCGCCATCGCTCAACCTCGACTCGGCACGCAGGGCGGAGCTCGGGATGGATTTACTGTTTTCTTGAGTGTTTTAAATCCTAAAACGACGACAAACATCAACCAGCAACAAACTCAGCGGCAATTCCTGCAACACAAGTTTATGATGTAGAAACTCACTGTGAATTTAACCGCACAACCTCTGAGACGTGTTAGCGCCAGTACAGCCATGACCAGAACACATGCCCCATACCTTCCcattcttcttctgctgtggTATTTGAGGCAGCTAAGACATGCAGAAACATTaccgggggtgggggggttggggggtggtCAGTAAGGTGCTCGGTGAAAGGGCCGCACTGTCGCTGGTGGAGGTCAAGAGGTCGCACAAGCAAACCCGATGACCCTGCACACTCACATAGAAGTGTCCCCAAAGgtgactgggtgtgtgtgtatttgtgtgtgtgtgtgtgtgtgtcttgttaCTGACCTCCCACAGATTTATGCTTCAACACAAAACGCTCACACAGAAAGAATCTTCTTATCAAGTCACAGGTTCTTCTTTGTTCCACATATGTAACTTCATGAGGATCAGTTTGTTTGCACTCGCCCGTCACAACACAACTCATAAATAGGTTGTGTAACAATGTCTAAAACTCAACACAGAGGATCTACACAGACAAAAGAGTTTGGACGCCTCATTACAGCCGAGTGCGGTGACTGCACATCTCATTTCTCAGAgttgttctgctgcagctcgaGTCTCCATCTTCTCTGGAGGCTGCTCACAGAGTTTAGTGACTCGGCTGCAGGACGTTGCTTCGTGGGGTCGGATACTGGTGCTGTGTGACAGTGTGCTGGTCACAGCCGGCGTTCCAGTTCATCCCAGTCATACATGTCAACGGGTTTGAGGTCAGAGCTCCATGCAGGTCAGTCAGTCTCCGACAGGAAGAACCGCTTCTGACCATAAGTCCACAGAAGCGTGTCCACATACATTTGAACACAATGTTAATTTGTTGTCTttactgacatctagtggtcagTTCTGAGTAGTGCACTAGAGAAATTAACAAATAGAGGAGATCATGGAGgttaaaaagcagaaaacaatttaataatagGGTGACATAACATAacatgaaaaatacaatacgtatagtaaaaacatatttgtttatGCCTAAAACATGATCCAGTTCTGTAAAATGATAtattatgaatttaaataatattaattaaaatataatagaaCAGGATTTAAATTCCCTGATGAACTGCCACGTTAACAACATATGGATATTATTCAATAGGTCTGACTCTAGTTCATTCACAGTATTTTCCTCACTGAACAGTTTGTCAGGGTTAAAGAAACGTCTGAATTGAAGTCACACAAACTGCTTCACACACGTGCACGTTGTGTTGTGTAGCCGTGGTCACATGTGAATACAGATGatttatgatgttttttatcAGGAGTCGATCTCCTACTGAACTGAAGATAACGCTGCAGCACATCAGAGAGAAGGCCGAGGCATCTCCAGTATTGATTACCCAGCATCCTCTTCACCTTTGAGGTGGTGGAGATGAGATTGGAAAGGGGGTTCGTCCTTCATGGGCACGACTCTGGAAACTCAATCCATTCGCTCGTCCTTTGGTGTTAATGACGCACGATTGATCCAGGGCTCGTCTTTGCTTTGACTTTCTGACTGCGGATTAGAGAGCGGCCGACAGATGATAAGCTGCTCTATAACACATATACCTTCACAAAGGAGGACCACCACGCTGTGAGTCTTTTAAATATCATTCTAaactatattttattatttgtcatacatTTATCAACCCACACAGAGCAGATTAAAACCCATAACAGATGCTTCAATGATATATTTCGGGGTTTTCTATAAAGCTAAAGATTAAATTGAGACAGTCGGACATCACACTGTGCTTGTTCTCTCATTGGGAGGATATTTACGGagctgctctctttttttttttgacccTTGAGAGAATTCCAGGAATGACaaacatgacctttgacctctcacctctacccccccctcccccctgcacACCTCCACATGCGAGCAAGTGACATGAATGgttgtattttaaaaataaaaataaaaacaaagttaaaagcttgtgacttttttatttaatctcctGTCTTTTGAttcttaaaataataataatgaaaacacttgtttaacattgtgagagagtaaatctgtttgttttcatggatcttgaataAAGAGAATCAGTAGCATGTGTGGTTTGGTGCCGTGTGGTTGAATCTAAAGGGCCTGTTGGGCCGTGGTGCGTGGATGTGCTCCAGGTCTGAGTTCTCCTGTgggttcttcttcttgttccaGCCTGCAGCCGAGTGCAGAGGCGGTTGACGTGATCCAGATTAAACTGTCAAGTTTCAGGCAAGTCTGGAAATAGAGAGCAAAGCCTGAGTCGCTGAGTGGGAGACTTACAGAGGATGAACTCCTCTGACTGATGACTTTTCttctgtgagctgcaggagTCGGGGTTTTCCCCCGAGGGACTGAAGTGAgaatccatctattcatccaacGTGATCCGTCGATCGGCCGCTGAAGCctaaaatgaacatttgtggGAATAAAGCAAAGTTTccttgtttcatgttttatgttGCATCATCATAACTTGATGTGGGCAGAAAGCTGTGAGCCACCACGACACCCGGGGAGGAACGTTTGTGTTGGACAGTTTGATTTGCTTTTAGCCAGAACGTGAATTTATtcatattgttatattgtatgCTTCCTGCATTCTGTAATTTAAAAGCTCCCGCTGCTGTGtgactttctctgtgtgtgtgtgtgtgtgtgtgtgtgtgtgtcagctcgCTCCACAGAGCCGATGAAGACGAGCTGGTCTTCACCTCCAGCGTCTCCGAGCGTCGTCCTGAAGTCAGCGGCTTGTTGACGTTAGCAGGAGATGAATCATCAGCCTCGACCTCTCAACCCATTTCCTCTGTTGATTTTGGCTTCGGGGCTTGAGGGAACATGCCCAGcctcccccccaacacacacacacacacacacacacaggaagaggaagtgaagctgTCTCATGGTTAACAAGCAGTGGCAGAGCAATTTGTTCCCATTGGACGCAGTAAACAGGAGCTGATGTCTCCTTATTAGATGATTGATGATTATAATTGATTATAATTGATTATAATTGATGGAGACAAATCGGACGTGGGTCAAAGTTGTCTCAGTTTGGCCTCAG is a window encoding:
- the LOC133968764 gene encoding gap junction delta-4 protein-like, giving the protein MGTTDLLFITISHNVSFIGKTWWTLMLPLRLLLVLLAGCSLFSDEQERFVCNTIQPGCSNLCFDAFSPVSALRLWFLHLLLLCLPHVLFVTHVLHRLRSYPHFGGSCSGGSGGGSLENSRSSREVSLLTAPLHDPPRGWGAPRFHCAYFFAVLLRLLLEVAFGAGQYFLFGLSVPKSFLCYEAPCTSGVECYVSRPTEKTLMLNLMLGVSSLSVLLSLVDLVSSMRAMVRWRRTREMLMEEMSKGEQSSMFTTTTTAEDQDLLPTRRILLSGGSTEADKEEQHTAGVSPNGELLSTKANGGPPLRTSVSTNERSPENKDTGANRPRSPTPMSNPVPSHYVLHSHLRPPPSPRPDRGPPNPREPPNPRGPPSPRGPLDPRGPPMGVKKLQSQSSSAETNSSQQSDSSESQDKRAWV